The sequence AAACTACCAACTTAAAGTGTGCAAGGCATCAGGAAATACTATTATTGCAGCTTCATTTATTGAAACCAATGCTGTTGCAAAAAATGGTGGAAGTTTGTCATTAAAAAATGTATATGAACAACTGTGCTTATATTCAGGACAACTCCCAAATAATGATGACTGAGTCAGTATATTCTCATAAGATTTCATAAATGTATAAAAAATAAATTTATCTATTACTTTCTCATACTCATTAAAATAATTAAACGTTTCTTTCCTTTTCCATTATTTCACCTTAAAAACTAGGTATACTGTAGATAGATTATGTCTGTTAAAAGCTTTTAAAGTGGATTTTATAAAGTCATTTTTTATAACTTCTAAAATTATATGTATTTTTCTATGGATGAAAATATTCGTATTTGATTAATTTAAAAAGAAAGACTATAATATAATTATCAACGAAAGCTAACAAAATACATGATTAAAGTTTGGAGGTATCAGTTATGGATATTTTAAATGTATTAAAAACACGTTACTCAACAAAGGTATTTGACAAAACTAAAAAACTAACTGAAGAACAAATCTCTCAGCTTGAAGATTTACTTCAGCTTTCTCCATCTTCAACAAATATTCAGCCTTGGTATTTTATTCTTACTACAAGTGATGAAGGTAAAAAAAGGATTACTAAAAGTTCACAAGGTTTTTACTCCTTTAATGAACAAAAAATTTTAGATGCAAGTGCAGTTATTATTTTTGCTTCACAGATTGATTTAACAGAGGAGCATCTTAATAAAGTTCTTGAAAAAGAAGATGCTGACGGAAGATTTATAAAAAAGGAATTTAAAGAACAAAATCGTAGTGGAAAAAGTGTTTTTGCCAATATGCATAAATTTGACTATAAAGATTTTCAGCACTGGACAGATAAGCAGTTGTATCTCAACTTAGGTAACTTCTTACTTGGTGTAGCTGCTCTTGGACTAGATGCAGTTCCAATGGAGGGTTTTGATTTTAAAGTAGCTGATGAAGAATTTGGACTTCGTAAAAAGGGCTATAGCTCATCAATCATTGTAGCAGTTGGTTACCATAGTGAAAATGATTTTAATAAAAACTTACCTAAATCAAGGCTTTCTAAAAAAGATATTATAGAAAGAGTTTAATTTAAAGTCCTTTTGATTGAAGATGATAAAATTATTAGAGAAGAAATAGAAAGTGCTCTGCTTATTTTTAACTAAAATTGTACTGTCAAATTCATTTAAATCTATAGAATTAAGAGATATTTAAGTTTTCAATATCTCTTTTCTTATTTATTGACAATAAAATTACATATTATTCTTTCTATAGAAATTTCTTTAAAAACTTTATATAGAAACCCTTTGAGTAACTTACTAAAATAATTAATAAAATAAGAAATGATAAAATTTCACTAGCTTTTGCAATTTTTGTGAATTTTTCTATATTATATTACATTTATGAAAAAATAATATGCTAAAATT is a genomic window of Fusobacterium sp. containing:
- the nfsB gene encoding oxygen-insensitive NAD(P)H nitroreductase, with translation MDILNVLKTRYSTKVFDKTKKLTEEQISQLEDLLQLSPSSTNIQPWYFILTTSDEGKKRITKSSQGFYSFNEQKILDASAVIIFASQIDLTEEHLNKVLEKEDADGRFIKKEFKEQNRSGKSVFANMHKFDYKDFQHWTDKQLYLNLGNFLLGVAALGLDAVPMEGFDFKVADEEFGLRKKGYSSSIIVAVGYHSENDFNKNLPKSRLSKKDIIERV